In a single window of the Dinghuibacter silviterrae genome:
- a CDS encoding DUF4959 domain-containing protein codes for MRNRITIALLMTLAAAHFGCTKTDSYNTIVSTDKTKPGPVTNVQVTNFSGGAILTYTLPNSQNILYVQANYMINAKDSRQAKSSYYSDTVTVSGFAQSQDYQVTLTVVSRANVSSDPVTVTVHPTTPPYLLAIPTVKMVPDFGGVNITVANPAKAPIGIIVIGPDSTGKLQIIDQNYTNQDSSNFSLRGYDTLPRQFGVYITDQWNNYSDTVYATIKPIYEVEMNKSLFKKYTLPSDVLPFDDQSYWDVQNLWDNNINEPTYNTEQPITPLVWPSWVTFDMGESAKLSRFNLVGRTGDNPTGGFMWGYGTPQAFVLWGRPDVPMDENMPDSTNLPPVGGTTANGWINLGEYHSPAKPSGLPNPQFTSADLAFWQAGFNFNFALTLPKVRYIRFECLTNMGGTNNFFDMNELTFWGDPR; via the coding sequence ATGAGAAATCGCATTACGATTGCACTGCTGATGACACTGGCCGCTGCGCACTTTGGCTGTACAAAAACGGACAGTTACAATACGATCGTGTCCACGGACAAAACCAAACCCGGCCCCGTGACCAATGTACAGGTCACGAATTTCAGCGGCGGGGCCATCCTGACGTATACGCTTCCGAACTCACAGAACATCCTGTACGTACAGGCCAACTACATGATCAATGCCAAGGACAGCCGCCAGGCCAAGTCCTCTTACTATTCCGATACCGTTACGGTCAGCGGTTTTGCCCAAAGCCAGGACTACCAGGTGACCCTGACCGTGGTCAGCCGCGCGAATGTGTCCTCGGACCCGGTGACGGTCACCGTTCACCCCACGACGCCGCCTTATTTGCTGGCTATACCGACGGTAAAGATGGTGCCGGACTTTGGGGGCGTAAACATTACCGTTGCCAACCCCGCAAAAGCGCCCATCGGGATCATCGTCATCGGCCCCGACAGTACCGGCAAATTGCAGATCATCGACCAGAACTATACCAACCAGGACTCCTCGAACTTTAGCCTGAGGGGATACGACACCCTGCCCCGCCAGTTCGGTGTGTACATTACCGATCAATGGAACAACTATTCCGATACGGTATACGCCACGATCAAGCCGATCTATGAGGTCGAGATGAACAAAAGCCTTTTCAAGAAATACACGCTCCCTTCGGACGTGCTTCCGTTCGACGACCAAAGCTATTGGGATGTGCAAAATCTTTGGGACAACAACATCAATGAACCGACCTACAATACCGAGCAACCGATTACGCCCCTGGTATGGCCTTCCTGGGTCACCTTTGACATGGGAGAGAGCGCCAAACTGAGCCGGTTCAACCTGGTCGGCCGGACGGGAGACAATCCAACCGGGGGATTTATGTGGGGCTATGGCACCCCTCAGGCCTTTGTGCTCTGGGGTCGGCCGGATGTACCCATGGACGAAAACATGCCCGACAGCACCAACCTGCCGCCCGTGGGCGGGACCACCGCGAACGGCTGGATCAACCTGGGTGAATATCACTCCCCGGCCAAACCCTCGGGGTTACCCAACCCCCAGTTTACCAGTGCTGACCTCGCGTTCTGGCAAGCTGGCTTCAATTTCAATTTTGCGCTCACGCTGCCCAAGGTCCGGTACATCCGTTTCGAGTGCCTGACCAATATGGGTGGGACCAATAATTTCTTTGACATGAACGAGCTCACCTTCTGGGGAGATCCTCGATAA
- a CDS encoding DUF4998 domain-containing protein yields MKRYLIIGFLVILSCGKKPTAYRSFLNGQEITYPGVIQNPTVYPGDLRLLLTWHPSTDPSVAKYVVYWNNNADSVIIPATSHNPADTVKCYINNLSEYTYTFFVNSYDSAGNKSVTAEIDNARAYGPIYQASLHNRLPDPTTPFVVNADGSVTLKFATPDTVNITTTINYTNAAGVASKSAIGPADSLVTLPSYQSGASVLVQSSYLPVTHAIDTFWTLKADTFPQIFKLVQCDKSIFAEIDEPTDMKPYQSSTNVAMLWNGSTTPQGYPNIFHSDGANNLPQTITMDMGKVYNHLAVIQEIGRNCCHNPNDFEVWGIADTTGAFPTLASNDPGWKASNIAHGWTLLTEAFRSDDGSAPMNFNFISNPPPVRFIRVRVIQTVDQSNYVNMTQLTFWDKE; encoded by the coding sequence ATGAAACGATACCTCATTATAGGCTTTCTGGTGATCCTGTCCTGCGGAAAAAAGCCGACCGCTTACCGTTCTTTCCTGAATGGGCAGGAGATCACTTATCCCGGTGTTATCCAAAACCCCACGGTCTATCCCGGTGACCTGCGGCTGTTGCTGACCTGGCATCCCAGCACCGATCCCAGCGTGGCGAAGTACGTCGTGTATTGGAACAACAACGCCGATTCCGTCATCATCCCGGCTACGTCCCACAATCCTGCCGATACGGTGAAATGTTACATCAACAACCTGTCGGAATACACGTATACCTTTTTTGTCAATTCCTATGACTCCGCCGGGAACAAATCCGTCACCGCGGAGATCGACAACGCCCGGGCTTATGGCCCCATCTACCAGGCTTCCTTACACAACCGGTTGCCGGATCCCACCACGCCCTTCGTGGTCAACGCCGACGGATCCGTCACCCTGAAGTTTGCGACGCCCGATACCGTCAACATTACGACCACCATCAACTATACTAATGCCGCGGGGGTGGCGTCAAAAAGCGCCATTGGCCCGGCCGACAGCCTGGTCACCCTGCCCAGCTATCAATCCGGCGCGTCCGTGCTGGTACAGTCTTCCTACCTCCCGGTCACGCACGCCATCGACACGTTCTGGACGTTGAAGGCCGATACCTTCCCGCAGATCTTCAAGCTCGTCCAGTGTGACAAAAGCATTTTTGCCGAGATCGACGAGCCCACCGATATGAAGCCGTATCAATCCAGCACGAACGTAGCGATGCTCTGGAACGGCAGTACCACCCCCCAGGGCTACCCGAATATTTTTCACAGCGACGGGGCCAACAACCTGCCGCAGACCATCACGATGGACATGGGCAAGGTATACAACCACCTGGCGGTTATCCAGGAGATCGGGCGGAACTGTTGCCACAACCCCAACGACTTCGAGGTATGGGGCATAGCCGACACCACCGGCGCCTTTCCGACATTGGCCAGCAACGATCCGGGTTGGAAGGCTTCCAATATTGCCCATGGCTGGACCCTGCTGACCGAAGCCTTCCGTTCGGACGACGGGTCCGCGCCGATGAATTTTAATTTTATTTCCAATCCTCCCCCCGTCCGTTTTATCCGCGTGCGCGTGATCCAGACGGTGGACCAATCGAATTATGTGAACATGACTCAGCTCACGTTCTGGGATAAAGAATAG
- a CDS encoding glycoside hydrolase family 95 protein — protein sequence MKPLILFCALLPLRALCQLRLWYDRPATRWEETLPLGNGRLGMTPDGGVTHESIVLNDITLWSGSPQDANNYEAYKQLPRIRALLLQGKNDEAQALIDQSFICTGPGSGGTRYGCFQMLGRLDLDFGDGAPSLAPAPDAYHRELSLDSALARETYRVGGVTYTREYLTSFDHDVDIVRIRASKPGAINCKIGISRPERGSSNVTGDLLQLSGRLDNGTDGNGMQYLASVKAQCTDGTCRPEGNTLAVRGATELTIYVSAGTDFRDPGFRSTVARNLATAIHTPFAAELRQHVARYRALFGRLDLKIGDGGSALPTDERISAFHDHPEADNGMPVLFFQFGRYLSICSTRVGYLPPNLQGLWANDVHTPWNGDYHLDINVEMNHWPVEVTNLSELNLPLADLVKGMVPEGEKTAKAYYNAPGWVAHVITNVWGWTEPGESASWGVCKVGSGWLCSNLWDHYAFTNDRAYLADIYPVLKGAARFYNSMLIEDSAKGWWVTAPSSSPENTFYLPNGKTASICMGPTIDNQVIRELFDHVITASKVLGRDAAFRDTLATMLTKIPPPGVVAPDGRLMEWLENYKETDVHHRHISHLYGVYPATLITPDATPALAEACKKTLDARGDDGPSWSIAYKLLFWARLHEGDRAYRLFTTLIRPTTRTDINYGAGGGVYPNLLSAGPPFQIDGNFGATAGLAEMLLQSHEGYIDLLPALPSAWASSGHVRGLKARGNVTVDMTWKDGKVTDYRLRSATPHQVKIKVNGVIKYVRTS from the coding sequence ATGAAGCCGTTGATATTGTTTTGCGCCTTGCTACCGCTCCGTGCCTTGTGCCAGCTTCGTTTGTGGTACGACCGTCCCGCCACCCGCTGGGAAGAAACCCTTCCTTTGGGCAACGGCCGCCTCGGCATGACCCCCGACGGGGGTGTCACGCACGAATCCATCGTCCTCAACGACATCACCCTTTGGTCCGGCTCACCCCAGGACGCCAACAATTATGAAGCGTATAAACAGCTGCCCCGTATCCGGGCGCTGCTGCTGCAGGGGAAGAATGACGAGGCGCAGGCGCTCATCGATCAGTCTTTTATTTGCACAGGGCCGGGATCCGGGGGGACGCGCTACGGATGTTTTCAAATGCTTGGGCGTCTCGACCTGGATTTCGGTGACGGCGCCCCTTCGCTGGCGCCCGCGCCTGACGCCTACCATCGCGAGCTCTCCCTTGACAGCGCCCTCGCCCGCGAAACCTACAGGGTCGGTGGCGTCACCTACACCCGCGAATACCTCACCAGCTTCGATCACGACGTGGACATTGTCCGCATCCGCGCGAGCAAACCCGGAGCCATCAATTGTAAGATCGGCATTAGCCGCCCTGAGCGCGGGTCGTCGAATGTCACCGGAGATCTTTTGCAATTGTCCGGCCGTTTGGACAACGGGACTGACGGCAACGGGATGCAATACCTGGCTAGCGTAAAAGCGCAGTGTACCGATGGCACATGCCGGCCGGAAGGCAACACACTCGCGGTACGCGGAGCCACCGAGTTGACCATCTATGTATCCGCGGGTACGGATTTTCGCGATCCGGGTTTTCGGTCGACCGTGGCCCGGAACCTCGCTACGGCGATCCACACGCCGTTTGCCGCGGAGCTGCGGCAACACGTTGCCCGATACAGGGCCTTGTTCGGCCGGCTCGATCTGAAAATCGGTGACGGTGGGAGCGCCCTCCCCACCGACGAACGTATTTCCGCCTTCCACGACCACCCCGAAGCGGACAACGGCATGCCCGTCCTGTTTTTCCAGTTTGGCCGATACCTCTCCATCTGCAGCACCCGGGTGGGCTATCTGCCCCCCAACCTGCAAGGGCTTTGGGCCAATGACGTACATACGCCCTGGAACGGCGATTATCATCTTGACATCAATGTAGAAATGAACCACTGGCCGGTGGAGGTGACCAACCTCTCCGAGTTGAACCTGCCGCTGGCTGACCTGGTCAAAGGCATGGTCCCGGAAGGCGAGAAAACGGCAAAGGCGTATTACAACGCCCCCGGCTGGGTCGCCCACGTCATCACCAACGTCTGGGGTTGGACGGAGCCCGGGGAGTCCGCGTCCTGGGGCGTTTGCAAAGTGGGATCCGGCTGGTTGTGCAGCAATCTTTGGGATCACTATGCTTTTACCAACGACCGCGCCTATCTGGCGGACATCTATCCGGTGTTAAAAGGGGCCGCGCGTTTTTACAACAGCATGCTCATCGAGGATTCCGCCAAAGGCTGGTGGGTGACGGCGCCTTCTTCTTCCCCGGAGAATACCTTTTACCTGCCCAATGGGAAGACGGCGAGTATCTGCATGGGACCCACCATCGACAACCAGGTCATCCGGGAGCTCTTCGACCATGTCATCACGGCTTCGAAGGTCCTGGGCAGGGACGCCGCCTTCCGCGACACCCTTGCCACGATGCTCACCAAAATACCACCGCCCGGGGTCGTTGCCCCCGACGGCCGTCTGATGGAATGGCTGGAAAACTATAAAGAAACAGACGTCCACCACCGTCATATTTCCCACCTCTATGGTGTTTACCCGGCGACCCTGATCACGCCGGATGCCACCCCCGCGCTGGCGGAGGCCTGCAAAAAAACCCTGGACGCCCGGGGCGATGACGGCCCCAGCTGGTCCATTGCTTATAAGCTCCTGTTTTGGGCAAGGCTACACGAGGGCGACCGCGCCTACCGGTTATTTACGACGCTCATCCGCCCCACGACCCGCACCGACATCAACTACGGGGCCGGTGGCGGCGTTTACCCGAACCTTCTTTCCGCCGGTCCGCCGTTTCAGATCGACGGCAATTTCGGCGCCACCGCCGGGCTTGCCGAAATGCTGCTCCAAAGTCACGAGGGCTATATCGACCTCTTGCCCGCGCTGCCCTCCGCCTGGGCCTCCTCCGGTCACGTCCGCGGGTTAAAAGCCAGGGGGAACGTCACCGTCGATATGACGTGGAAGGACGGGAAGGTCACGGATTATCGACTGAGGTCGGCTACGCCGCACCAGGTAAAAATAAAGGTAAACGGGGTCATTAAGTATGTTCGAACAAGCTAA
- a CDS encoding alpha-L-fucosidase has protein sequence MKNIAFSLVLALSVCSAAAQPYGQIRDGLHRPGEQMTVAFLGGSITYNPGWREKVCDYLRTRWPQTTFRFIAAGIPSLGSVPHAFRLQQDVLDSGKVDLLFVETAVNDRVNGTDSLLQVRALEGIIRHARLSNPAMDIVMMAFADPDKTKDYTSGRTPVEVANQELVAGHYRLPSANIAYEVYDHLRKGEFSWEKDFKDIHPAPFGQELYFQSIRRLLEACWVTKAGVAPQGSGAPGPAPRPLDPANLSEGQYVPVYDAAFDSTWTLSMDWTPADSASTRKGFVHVPVLSAVTPGATLTLAFRGTAAGIAVLSGPDAGAITYSIDDGPARTMNLYTQWSSWLHLPWYEVLGSGLEEGQHLLKVTIADNNDPRSKGHSVRIAHFLVNGPPASTPKKDVADFMRQRFGLFIHWGPVTLRGTEIGWSRGREVPTEEYDTLYKEFDPALFNADAWVAAAKAAGMHYLTIVAKHHDGFCLWPTAYSDFNIMHTPFKRDVVGELAEACRKQHIHFCIYSTVLDWHDKDYGPNMPAFVARMKGELKELITHYHPYMLWFDGYWEKPWTMAYAREVYAYIKSLDPDVVVNNRLGKDPSTLYGTSAVGDFLTPEQEIGRLNMVEPWESCITIATQWAWKPNDKVKTLAECIHALVRTAAGNGNLLLNISPMPDGRFEAREATRIREVGEWLSRYGSSIYDTKGGPYTPNDVYASTRKGKLVYIHLMQRPSDTLTLPALAGARVLRAYWMGGGEQAFQQGDNLIFPLPKTLPDPNSAVLVLALDTDAEQLPLVHDQHH, from the coding sequence ATGAAAAACATTGCCTTTAGCCTCGTTCTCGCCCTTTCGGTTTGCAGCGCCGCCGCCCAACCCTACGGGCAGATCCGCGACGGCCTCCACCGTCCCGGCGAACAGATGACCGTTGCTTTCTTAGGCGGTTCCATCACCTACAACCCCGGTTGGCGGGAGAAGGTCTGCGACTATCTCCGGACACGCTGGCCCCAGACCACCTTCCGCTTTATCGCCGCGGGCATCCCGTCCTTAGGGAGCGTCCCTCACGCGTTCCGTCTGCAACAGGACGTGCTCGATTCCGGAAAGGTCGACCTGCTTTTTGTGGAGACGGCCGTGAACGACCGCGTCAACGGCACCGACAGCCTGCTACAGGTCCGCGCGCTCGAAGGCATCATCCGCCACGCGCGCCTGAGTAATCCCGCCATGGACATCGTCATGATGGCGTTTGCCGATCCCGATAAGACAAAGGATTATACCTCCGGGCGAACGCCGGTGGAGGTCGCCAACCAGGAACTGGTGGCCGGGCATTACCGTTTGCCTTCGGCGAACATTGCCTATGAAGTGTACGACCACCTTCGAAAAGGCGAATTCAGTTGGGAAAAAGATTTTAAAGACATACATCCTGCTCCTTTTGGGCAGGAGCTCTACTTTCAGAGCATACGCCGGCTTCTGGAGGCGTGCTGGGTGACGAAGGCGGGGGTTGCGCCGCAAGGCAGCGGGGCGCCGGGCCCTGCGCCCCGCCCCCTTGACCCCGCGAACCTCTCTGAAGGGCAATATGTTCCCGTATATGATGCGGCGTTCGACTCCACCTGGACCCTGTCCATGGATTGGACTCCCGCCGACAGCGCCTCCACCCGCAAAGGCTTTGTGCATGTTCCAGTGCTCTCGGCCGTTACCCCCGGCGCGACGCTCACGCTGGCCTTCCGCGGCACTGCCGCGGGAATTGCCGTTCTCTCCGGTCCGGACGCAGGCGCCATCACCTATTCGATCGACGACGGCCCCGCCAGGACGATGAACCTGTATACGCAGTGGAGCAGCTGGTTGCACCTGCCGTGGTACGAGGTGTTGGGTAGCGGGCTCGAAGAAGGTCAGCATCTGCTAAAGGTGACCATCGCGGACAACAACGACCCCCGCAGCAAGGGCCACTCGGTACGCATCGCCCACTTCCTGGTAAACGGTCCTCCGGCCAGCACGCCAAAGAAAGATGTCGCCGATTTCATGCGCCAGCGCTTCGGCCTTTTCATTCACTGGGGCCCCGTAACCCTCAGGGGCACGGAAATCGGCTGGAGCCGCGGACGCGAGGTTCCCACGGAAGAGTACGATACCCTGTATAAGGAATTCGACCCCGCTTTGTTCAACGCGGACGCCTGGGTAGCCGCCGCAAAAGCAGCGGGTATGCACTACCTGACGATCGTCGCCAAACACCACGATGGGTTTTGCCTCTGGCCGACGGCGTACTCCGATTTCAACATCATGCACACCCCGTTTAAAAGGGACGTGGTGGGCGAACTCGCGGAGGCTTGCCGGAAACAACACATCCACTTCTGCATCTATTCCACCGTGCTGGACTGGCACGACAAGGACTATGGCCCAAATATGCCCGCTTTTGTCGCGCGGATGAAGGGGGAGTTGAAAGAACTGATTACCCACTACCATCCGTATATGCTTTGGTTTGACGGATATTGGGAAAAGCCATGGACCATGGCATACGCCCGGGAGGTATATGCTTATATCAAAAGCCTGGACCCGGATGTCGTCGTCAACAACCGCCTGGGTAAGGATCCATCGACGCTGTATGGTACCAGTGCGGTGGGAGACTTCCTGACCCCCGAACAGGAGATCGGCCGGCTCAACATGGTGGAGCCCTGGGAAAGCTGTATCACCATCGCCACCCAGTGGGCCTGGAAGCCCAACGACAAGGTCAAGACCCTGGCCGAATGTATCCACGCACTGGTGCGCACGGCGGCGGGTAACGGGAACCTGTTGCTCAACATCAGTCCCATGCCGGACGGCCGCTTCGAGGCCCGGGAAGCCACCCGTATCCGGGAGGTGGGCGAGTGGCTGAGCCGTTACGGAAGCAGCATCTACGACACGAAAGGCGGTCCGTATACCCCGAATGATGTCTATGCCAGCACCCGCAAGGGAAAGCTGGTGTACATCCACCTTATGCAACGCCCTTCCGATACCTTAACGCTGCCCGCCCTCGCGGGAGCGCGGGTACTGCGGGCCTATTGGATGGGTGGGGGAGAACAGGCCTTCCAGCAAGGAGACAACCTCATTTTTCCTTTACCAAAAACACTCCCCGATCCCAACAGCGCCGTGCTCGTGCTGGCGCTGGATACCGACGCGGAACAACTTCCCCTCGTTCATGATCAACACCATTGA
- a CDS encoding enolase C-terminal domain-like protein, whose translation MINTIDVRDVRFPLEHGAGSDAIHRDPVYSYAVTLLGDDSGHTGSGLAFTLGEGNDLVCKAAHFYAERLKGMDIEDLMGSFGRIFQELSNEQQFRWLGPHKGVVHLGLASVTNACFDLWAKRRGVPLWKLLIDLSPEAVLGLLDLSYLEDVLPPEAVLRMLTSNGASKETRMGILKKGYPGYDTSIGWFNYPDEQVRDNARKAVAEGFTAMKLKVGSPDSERDIRRAHLVREAVGDAPRIMLDANQQWSLPRALGVCRRLLPMDPFWIEEPTHPDDVLAHETLARALAPVKLALGEHVPNRVVFKNYLQTGCAGFIQVDAVRVGGVSEFITVSLLCRLYGIPVVPHVGDMGQLHQHLVLFNHIALGHDALFLEHIPHLQKHFVHPVSVRDGVYRTSYEPGSSCDLILP comes from the coding sequence ATGATCAACACCATTGATGTCAGAGACGTGCGCTTTCCGCTGGAGCATGGCGCCGGTAGCGACGCCATTCATCGCGACCCCGTGTATTCGTATGCCGTCACCTTGCTGGGGGACGACAGCGGGCATACGGGCAGCGGTCTTGCCTTTACGCTGGGCGAAGGCAACGACCTGGTGTGCAAAGCCGCGCATTTCTACGCCGAACGGCTAAAGGGAATGGACATCGAAGACCTGATGGGGAGCTTTGGACGCATCTTCCAGGAGCTGTCCAACGAACAGCAATTCCGCTGGCTGGGCCCCCACAAAGGCGTGGTCCACCTCGGGCTCGCTTCCGTCACCAATGCCTGTTTCGACCTGTGGGCGAAACGCCGGGGCGTGCCCCTTTGGAAATTGCTGATCGATCTTTCGCCCGAAGCGGTCCTGGGGTTGCTGGACCTTTCTTACCTGGAGGACGTTCTTCCGCCGGAAGCAGTGCTGCGGATGCTGACATCAAACGGCGCGTCCAAAGAGACCCGGATGGGCATCCTTAAAAAGGGCTATCCCGGTTACGATACATCGATCGGCTGGTTCAACTACCCCGACGAACAAGTACGCGACAACGCCCGAAAGGCCGTGGCCGAAGGATTTACGGCGATGAAGCTGAAAGTCGGTTCGCCCGATTCCGAACGGGACATCCGCAGGGCGCACCTGGTCCGCGAAGCGGTCGGCGATGCGCCCCGGATCATGCTCGATGCCAACCAGCAGTGGAGCCTGCCCCGGGCGCTGGGGGTTTGCCGGAGGCTGTTGCCCATGGATCCTTTCTGGATAGAAGAGCCCACGCATCCGGACGACGTGCTGGCACACGAAACCCTGGCGAGGGCGCTGGCGCCGGTAAAACTGGCCCTGGGGGAGCACGTCCCCAACCGCGTCGTGTTCAAGAATTATCTCCAGACCGGCTGTGCCGGTTTTATACAGGTGGACGCCGTCAGGGTAGGGGGCGTGAGTGAATTTATTACCGTCAGTCTTTTGTGCCGTTTGTACGGCATTCCCGTCGTCCCGCATGTAGGCGACATGGGTCAGCTCCACCAACACCTGGTGTTGTTCAACCACATCGCGCTGGGGCACGACGCCCTTTTCCTTGAACATATTCCTCATTTGCAAAAGCATTTCGTTCACCCCGTCTCCGTCAGGGACGGTGTCTACCGGACATCCTACGAACCCGGGAGCAGCTGTGACCTCATTTTGCCATGA
- a CDS encoding sodium:solute symporter — protein MIRTLDTVISVAYIAAILTIGLWVGLRHRKGAREYFLAGKTLRWPAIGLALFATNISTVHLVSLAQSGFDTGLLNGDFEWMAAFTLILLALFFVPFYIRSGVSTLPDFLEKRYDGACRNWLVAVSIVSAVVIHIAFSMLAGGIVLKTLFGINLYTSVIVICLVTAVYTIIGGLRAVVVTESIQTVVLIAGACCITVACWHRMGGWTAMTSVLHAHGQTDRLSMLRPSGAMPWYAVFLGYPVLGIWYWCADQTIVQRVLGAKDEQNARVGPLFCGFIKILPVFIFVLPGLFAYALAATGRLDVRSLGGDSKGIYTLMITQLLPSGLVGVLVAALLSGLMGQVSGALNSIATLVSYDLYKRYRPGASDKGLVLAGRIAAGASLIFSLALLPLLNRYESIFNGLNDIIAHIAPPITCVFLVGVFWKRASARSARLTLWIGSALGVAAYVFVRNVPFMMMAFYLFVLCVVLQVFFSVVYPGEAPDGLYWRSPLDPLRSPGWKGIGNYKFLAGTLIVVMGILFWLFH, from the coding sequence ATGATCCGTACGCTCGATACCGTCATCAGCGTCGCCTATATTGCGGCGATCCTCACCATCGGGTTGTGGGTCGGTCTAAGACACCGCAAGGGTGCCCGCGAATACTTTCTCGCCGGAAAAACCTTGCGCTGGCCGGCCATCGGCCTGGCGCTTTTTGCCACCAACATTTCCACCGTCCACCTCGTCAGCCTTGCCCAAAGCGGCTTCGACACCGGTCTTTTGAACGGGGATTTTGAATGGATGGCCGCCTTTACGCTGATCCTCCTGGCGCTTTTTTTCGTACCCTTTTATATCCGTTCCGGCGTCAGTACGCTCCCCGATTTCCTGGAAAAGCGGTACGACGGCGCCTGCAGGAACTGGCTTGTTGCCGTGTCGATCGTCAGCGCGGTCGTCATCCACATCGCTTTTTCCATGCTGGCCGGGGGGATCGTTCTCAAAACACTTTTTGGCATCAACCTGTATACCAGCGTCATCGTGATATGCCTGGTCACCGCGGTCTACACCATCATCGGGGGGCTCAGGGCCGTCGTCGTGACCGAATCCATCCAAACCGTTGTGCTGATCGCGGGCGCCTGTTGTATCACCGTCGCCTGCTGGCATCGCATGGGCGGCTGGACCGCCATGACGTCGGTGTTGCATGCCCACGGCCAGACCGACCGGCTATCCATGTTGCGTCCCTCCGGTGCCATGCCTTGGTACGCGGTGTTTTTGGGCTATCCCGTATTGGGTATCTGGTATTGGTGCGCGGACCAGACCATCGTCCAGCGCGTTTTAGGTGCCAAGGACGAACAAAACGCCAGGGTCGGGCCGCTTTTTTGCGGCTTTATCAAGATCCTCCCGGTCTTTATTTTCGTGCTGCCCGGGTTGTTTGCGTATGCCTTAGCCGCCACCGGTAGACTGGATGTGCGCAGCCTGGGTGGCGACAGCAAAGGCATCTACACACTGATGATCACCCAACTGCTGCCCAGCGGCCTGGTGGGTGTGCTCGTCGCGGCCCTCTTGTCCGGTTTGATGGGACAGGTGTCCGGGGCGCTGAACTCCATTGCCACGCTGGTGAGCTACGACCTTTACAAACGCTATCGTCCCGGGGCATCCGATAAAGGACTTGTCCTTGCGGGAAGAATTGCTGCCGGGGCTTCGCTCATTTTTTCGCTCGCGCTGCTCCCCCTCCTCAACCGGTACGAAAGCATCTTCAACGGGCTCAACGACATCATCGCACACATCGCCCCGCCCATCACCTGTGTTTTCCTGGTGGGTGTTTTTTGGAAAAGGGCTTCCGCCCGTTCCGCCCGGCTCACGCTTTGGATCGGTTCCGCGCTGGGCGTGGCTGCCTATGTGTTTGTAAGAAACGTGCCCTTTATGATGATGGCGTTTTACCTGTTCGTGTTGTGCGTGGTGTTGCAGGTGTTTTTTAGTGTCGTGTACCCGGGAGAAGCACCGGACGGCCTTTACTGGCGGTCTCCCCTGGATCCCCTGCGCAGCCCCGGCTGGAAAGGGATCGGCAACTACAAATTCCTCGCCGGAACGCTCATTGTCGTGATGGGCATCCTGTTCTGGCTTTTTCATTGA
- a CDS encoding SDR family NAD(P)-dependent oxidoreductase: MLNNKVIFLTGGSTGIGLECARKYREAGASVAIFANDPGSVATASAALDVLGIVGDVACAGDVSGAIQRTLDRYGRIDAIHNNAGVAQPAKPLHETSSPEWDLLFDVNVKGVLHTTQFGLAALRESRGCILQTSSLVGQIGQENHAAYAATKGALDALTKSMAIDYARYGIRVNAVAPAGVWTPMLREWGAAQPDPQGISDYLDAIHLLGYCPEGDVVADACVFLVSEQARFITGCVMPVSGGAELGYRR; encoded by the coding sequence ATGTTGAACAATAAAGTGATCTTTTTGACGGGCGGCTCGACAGGCATTGGTCTTGAGTGCGCCCGGAAATACCGGGAAGCTGGGGCTTCGGTCGCTATTTTTGCCAACGACCCCGGGTCGGTGGCGACTGCTTCCGCCGCCCTCGATGTGCTGGGAATCGTCGGTGACGTAGCCTGCGCCGGGGATGTCTCCGGCGCCATCCAGCGTACATTGGATCGCTACGGAAGGATCGACGCGATCCATAACAATGCGGGCGTCGCCCAACCTGCCAAACCCCTGCACGAGACCAGCTCGCCGGAGTGGGACTTGTTGTTCGACGTCAATGTGAAAGGCGTTCTCCACACGACGCAGTTTGGTTTGGCCGCGCTCCGGGAGAGCCGGGGCTGTATCCTCCAGACCAGCAGTCTTGTCGGCCAGATCGGCCAGGAAAACCACGCCGCCTACGCCGCCACCAAGGGCGCGCTCGACGCGCTCACCAAATCGATGGCCATCGACTATGCACGGTATGGTATCCGCGTGAACGCCGTTGCCCCTGCGGGCGTCTGGACACCTATGCTCCGGGAATGGGGGGCGGCACAGCCCGATCCCCAGGGGATCAGCGACTACCTGGATGCGATCCATCTGCTCGGGTATTGTCCGGAAGGGGACGTTGTCGCCGATGCCTGTGTGTTCCTGGTGTCGGAGCAGGCGCGGTTTATTACGGGGTGCGTGATGCCCGTTAGCGGGGGAGCGGAGCTCGGGTACCGGCGCTAA